aaaatttgaatttattagTGGCTAATTTGGTTTTTAGATGAAACAAATTcactaaaaaattatgaaaagaattACCGTTATGAAATTATAAAGAAAGATTGAGATATTAAGTTATTATACATTACATGTTTATCAAAAAAGAACTATTACatatgattttaataaattttttgcaATGTTATGATTAATTCACACCACGATAATCGTAATAGATAATGCAACATTCATACTAGCCGAAATTACAACATCCTTAACGTGATTGGGAACTTGACCAGACCGATATTTAAAATCTTGAGTATGGGGATCCAATTGTTTGGCTTCTTTAGTAGTTATAGATATGAATGTTGCTGAAGAATTTATGAGTGTTGGTTGCATGATAGGTGATAGAATCAATGGGCTTGTGGATGGAATATCTCTTGGGAAGTTACAATCTTATACTCGTGATTTCAGTTTATTATTCTCTTCTACCTCTTCCTCTTTTGGCAAGAGATGCCAATTGGTTAGTTTATGATTATGGGTTACTACTAAGTTTGGCTTTTAATGAAAGCattgtgatttttcttttactttggCAATTTAATTTGGTTCATGGCAGAGCATCACTCCAATTTTTAAAGTTCATGATGACACAGTAAAGACAACAAATATGAGCCCTAGATCAACAAAACACAAGTGCTGATTGAAATTGATCAACAAAGATGCTTCTCAATAGTTACTACTAGACATACGTACCAAAACATTTATGTCACTCATTATAGAGATTAGAGACATTACATACTTAAAACTAAGACACTTTTTTACATggttattgaaaattaaaacctAAACAGTACAAGGACGCATTTCGTAACACTTCTTAGCCATCTCAAGATCTGCCCTAACAACTCCAACCTTTCCATCTCCAAGAGGATATTTCATGGTGAGACATATGCTGGTGAGAACATTACTCTCAAATCACTAAGAGTAGGCATACCAATAACAACATTATAAATAGAGTGTGAATCAACGACCAAGTACCTCACCTTGATCATCTTGGCATTCCCACCTTTTCCAAGAACATCTTTCAGAAATGCATCACACGGTTGCAGCATTGACTCTGATAGCCTCATTTTCAAGAATGCTGACATGTAGAGAATGTTAGCTTCACTTCCTGTGTTGATGAAGACTCTAGGAACGGAGAAGTTGTTGATTTGGTGTTTGATGACCATAGGAAGAAGAGCACTAGTTCCTTTGAATGCATAGTCTTTGGTTGAAAACGATATTGGCATGTTTTCTGGTTCAATAATGTCACTACCATCATCATCGTTTCTTGTTGAACTATGATCCTTTCTTCGTTTCTTCTTGCTTTTTTCCATCTTCTTTGACAGAGTT
Above is a genomic segment from Medicago truncatula cultivar Jemalong A17 chromosome 5, MtrunA17r5.0-ANR, whole genome shotgun sequence containing:
- the LOC112421752 gene encoding uncharacterized protein, encoding MEKSKKKRRKDHSSTRNDDDGSDIIEPENMPISFSTKDYAFKGTSALLPMVIKHQINNFSVPRVFINTGSEANILYMSAFLKMRLSESMLQPCDAFLKDVLGKGGNAKMIKVRYLVVDSHSIYNVVIGMPTLSDLRVMFSPAYVSP